DNA from Macadamia integrifolia cultivar HAES 741 chromosome 12, SCU_Mint_v3, whole genome shotgun sequence:
CAAGAAAGCATCCACAAATTATGTCATTTTACCTTTGCATGTTTTATATTCATATATCTCCTCCCAAGATTAAGGGGAGCTTCTCTAACAAAGTTTTAGTTATGAAAATTTTGGATGGACAAATGAAATAAAGagaactttcttcttctttataagCTATCATATAACAGATCATTTACATTGCTTATACATATTGGCTTCATtgttttgagagaaaaaaaaaaaatgattatgatcTCACTATGCAGTTGAAGGAATGTGGTAGATTATTCATCTTGGATGAGCATGTTTCAGTTTGTTTTCGACATAGATCGGAAACTCTTAATGGCATAATGCAGAGATTTTGGTGTTAATCAAAGACAAAAACAAGAAGATTTCTACCAAACACAAGCAAACGACACCAAATTTAACGTGGAAAACTCTTCAAAGTGAAGGAAAAAACCAAGAGATAAATCTGACAATAATCTGCTGAAATCAAATGAGGGTTACAATGTTTTTCCTCTCAAGTTTTTCTCCAAAACTTGAGGCTTACAACAAGAATCACAGAAAAGTAATAGCActtgaagaaaaatataagTTAACTAACAATCACCAACAAAATGACTCTTTCCCCCACTATCTTCCAATGGATCAGGTTGGCACTGTTGAATCCATTTCCTCCAGTTGCAACTTTAAATTGATAAGACTTATTTCAAATGCTATGAAGAACATAACAGGACAACTTCTTTCCTATTTGGTTGCCCTAGCACAGTTGAATTTCactctttttatttgttttagtcaTTCCTTTTTTACTCCTAAGTTTCTTGACCTGGATGAATTTTGGATTCAAGAGACAAGAAAGATATATTAAACCTCCTTTTGGGTCTTCTTAACACTCCTTGAGTCCTTGGAGAGGATTTTGTGTTAAAAGCTTAAAGCTTATTAATTCTCCACTAAATGTCATTACTTGAATCCAAAAGAGAATGAAAGGAAGTACAAGTttgaacttttctttttctttaatatagaTTTTTTCCAAACTACCGTTAAATAGAAAACCTAAGcttttattatcattttccATCATGAAATGACCTTACTTGAAAGCCTTGAACTCAACTCTGTATGagtaattattcaaataaaatGTATAGATTAcaagaatttcttaattttaatttcaaagcTTGAATAAATGCTAGAGGAATTTCATTCCTTGATTTGTCAATATCCAGAGAACCAAGTAAAGTCTCCACTTGGAAGAGTAAATCATACCAAAATCTCCTTCAAACTCTCCTTCTTCAGAGAACAATTTGCACTAGAAATCTCCTTCAAACCAAGTAAAAAGACATCTCATTCATTCATAACCTTACTGCAAAAGAATCATATTACTGAAAAATTAACAATTTTGATACCAGATTTCGTGTATAATCCATGCATTACAGTAAGAGAGAGTTGTGTGGAGTAACACCTAATCTTCAGGTAAACTGCAAGTCTTATTTGAATCAAACAAGTTTCCACTTCTCTTAGCAGCTTTCACAATTTGGATGTTTAGTACAGACGACTTACCTGTGGTGAATTCTGCAGGCTGCATGATTTCAGAGCTTTCTGGATTAATCAAGATGGAGTCAATAGCaaaatagaaacacaaaatgaaGTCATTAGGAAGAAATGAACCACTAATGCGTAAATACACATTAAAATTATGCATAAGTGGGAAGGTACATTTGGTACTCATTTTGTTCAATAAAGGACCTTGTCAGCAAACTTGTATCAACCCCAATTTCTGGATCAAAAGAGTTGTCATTTGCAGATTGTGCTCATGCTTGCACCTTTAGGTAGTGCTAATGCTTGAGAATAAGGGGATAACAGCAAATTCAATCCATCATGCAATCCGTTAGCGAATAAACTTACAATATATGATTTTCATAATTCCTCATCCATAAGTAGAATTACGAACCCAAATAGTGTACATGAATTTTTACAATTACAGATCTTACTTGGTTTGGCTCTTTATTGTTATACTAGACTATATTCAGAAAGCCAAAAAGATATCCCTATTCACCTTCTAGTACAAGAACTAAATGGACAAAAAGTAAATAAACCTGGGACTATCTTCAGTATCCATCCATGGATTGGTGGCAATAGGTGAAGAAGGAACAATTCCAAAATATGTGGTTCTTCTTAGTTGGAGTTGGTGAATGTTTTCAAATTGTTCTGATTCTGAGAAAATATTAACCATGGCTGATCATCTACCTATACCAGAGATCACAAACCCTGAAGCTACTATCTACCTTCATTGGTAATCAATTGCGAAAATACTTGAGTTGTACTATGCTCAGAACTTCCATCACTGTCCCCTTCAAGCCTTGTGCCACTAGATAGTACACGTAAAACAACAGGAGGCAACGGGAGCTGATATCCATGATCCGTGCTATCCTCATGAGGTTCTCTGTTCACTGCAGTCTGCTGGAGCTGCAGTGCATACTCCAAGTTCCAGAGCACATCACCCATTGTAGGCCTATCAATACCATACTTAGCCAAGCATTTCACTGCAGTCTCTGAAAATTTCTCAAGAGACTTGGTATTGATTTTGCCAATGAGATGAGGATCGATGATTTGCTCAAGCCGCCGTTTCTTCTGCAACTTCATTGCCCATTCAGCTAAGTTCACCTCCTCCCTCAAAAGCAAAGGATCAATGACTGGTCTGGCACAGAGTACTTCAAGAAGTACCACACCAAATGAATAGACATCCGATTTATCTGTGAGCTGCTGCATTCTGAAGTACTCTGGGTCCAGATACCCGAAACTACCTTTAACACTAGTGCTAACATGAGTCTCGTCAAGACACGGGCCGGACTTTGAAAGCCCGAAATCAGCAACCTTAGCAACATAATTCTCATCAAGCAATATATTGGTCGACTTCACATCTCGATGGATGATTCCTTGGGCAGAAACAGTGTGAAGATAGTGAATACCTCTGGCAGAACCAATGCATATCTCAAGCCTCTGCTTCCAAGACAAAGGAGGCAACCCTGAATCATATAAGTGATTCTTCAATGGTCCTTTTTCCATGAACTCATATACTAGTATCATCTCTGACTGTTCTTCACAGTACCCAATTAAGGAGACTAGGTGTCTGTGTCGAATTTTAGTTAAGACTGTGATCTCTGTCTGGAATTCATAAAGGCCTTGCTTGGAGCCTGGCATACCACGCTTCACGGCAACTTTCGTGTTATCTCTCAGCACCCCTTTGTAGACCATACCGAATCCACCAGAGCCGATGATCAGATTCTTATCGAAATTGTTGGTGGAAAATTGTATCTCTGCAAAAGGAATCTTCAAGCCAAGGTTCATGTTCAAGCCAGGAAACACACTGTTGGTCTCTTCACTGAACCTGCTGTGAGAACTCCCCCCACCTCCAAGCATGGGCAGGGGAGACCAGGACACAGTTTCTGAAGGCGTTTCTTGtcgtctcttcttcctcctatgCTTAACTAACATGacagaaaagatcacaatccaAGCACATACAAGAGCAAAGCCTCCAAGCACTGAACCCACCAGAATTGCGAAATGTTTGCTCTTCGATCCTCTGGACGAAATCGAAGACCCAACAACCCCACCATCCATAATCTTCATGATCTCTACACCATTGAGAATTGCATTGATTTGTTGAGGAAAACTCATACCAGAAGGACCAACGCTTATGTGCATTAACCCAGAAGAATTCTCTGCATCAGTGACGAAATCAAGGTGGCAAGGAGTCGCCAGCGTGTGATCTGTAAGAGTACTGAGCTGAAGATCTTTGAAAGCTGAGTAGTCGTTGACGTACACATTGAAGTAGAGCTGAGATTCAGAAGTACTAACGATATCACAGAAATGCATCCGAACCAAGTGCTTTCCATGGCCAGAGCTCAGAGGAAAAGCCCAAGTTATATTGAAATTCACCAACCCAGAAAGGTTACTCTTATTCATCTCTTGGGCGGTCAGGTAAACACTATCAGGAGCGATCTCTCTGCTGCTAATTCCTTCCAGGTAGGTCAGGGTTCCAGTGGAAGAAACAGATTTCGCTGCAGACTTCAAGACCAGAAAATCCTCGTCAGGGATCCAAGTCCTCCACAGAGTAGTATCATTGAAGGGTGTGATTTTGGGACCTCCGACATTGATCCTGTGAACAGTCTCCAAAACCTGCAACGATGGACCTCTGTCATCCTCGATTCCCGCAGGACCAAgaaattttagtcccacatcattAATAAGATCATGAGAAGCAGAGAAGACTTCGATGGCGTTAACGAACCCCAAAAACGATTTTCCGGCCGAAGCAAACGAGATTTCGAGCTTATCGTAGTTAACCATTACTATATACTCCTTAAGCAAAGGAGAAGATGTATGGCTGTTGTCTGAGAAGCTAAACTCACTCGAAAGAGAAGACCCAGGAACAGAGACATGGAAAAGAGCTGAGGTGAGATCACAGCCctgagaagagaaagggaagaaatggAGACGTACCAAGTGCCTGCCTTTCTCCTTTATGTCGAACACATAGCTTGAATTCCTTGTGAAAACTCTGGCTTTTTGGTACAGGGATGATGAACCAGGAGATGGGTTTGGGTCTGTTAGAGTGAACGATCGAGGTGCAGAGAGGAGGAAGGTGGAGTCGCCCACAAAGGCTCTGTTCTCGACCATGATGTTGTCGTTTGATCCGCAGCTGATGAGGTAATTATCCGGAGGAGTGAAAGCAAGTGAAGGAAGATAAAGGGCTGTGAATTGGAGAATCAAGAAAAGAGTAAAGGAGAAAAATTGAAGCTTTTTGTTGTCCATTAATGGAGATTACGTCTAtagttgaaaaggaaaaaaaaaatcaagctcTGGAATTCATCCTCCAAGGTGTGACAAACTGTGAAGACCAGcggagaaagatgaagaaagaaggTAAACACTTGGGTAGTCAAACAGAGGTTGGATTTTGATATCAGTGGTGGAGAATGTGGCCATGGCGGACCATGGGGGTCCCACAGAAGACCCCATTATTTTCACAGGATTTCCATTAGAGCACGGGATGGAAAGTTGAAGGGTCTTTCTCCGTTCGTAGAATCATATCGCAAACCATGAATACAACGaatcttaggctgtgtttggtagtcacgagggcagaagaaaagaaaata
Protein-coding regions in this window:
- the LOC122057024 gene encoding probable receptor-like protein kinase At5g24010, with product MDNKKLQFFSFTLFLILQFTALYLPSLAFTPPDNYLISCGSNDNIMVENRAFVGDSTFLLSAPRSFTLTDPNPSPGSSSLYQKARVFTRNSSYVFDIKEKGRHLVRLHFFPFSSQGCDLTSALFHVSVPGSSLSSEFSFSDNSHTSSPLLKEYIVMVNYDKLEISFASAGKSFLGFVNAIEVFSASHDLINDVGLKFLGPAGIEDDRGPSLQVLETVHRINVGGPKITPFNDTTLWRTWIPDEDFLVLKSAAKSVSSTGTLTYLEGISSREIAPDSVYLTAQEMNKSNLSGLVNFNITWAFPLSSGHGKHLVRMHFCDIVSTSESQLYFNVYVNDYSAFKDLQLSTLTDHTLATPCHLDFVTDAENSSGLMHISVGPSGMSFPQQINAILNGVEIMKIMDGGVVGSSISSRGSKSKHFAILVGSVLGGFALVCAWIVIFSVMLVKHRRKKRRQETPSETVSWSPLPMLGGGGSSHSRFSEETNSVFPGLNMNLGLKIPFAEIQFSTNNFDKNLIIGSGGFGMVYKGVLRDNTKVAVKRGMPGSKQGLYEFQTEITVLTKIRHRHLVSLIGYCEEQSEMILVYEFMEKGPLKNHLYDSGLPPLSWKQRLEICIGSARGIHYLHTVSAQGIIHRDVKSTNILLDENYVAKVADFGLSKSGPCLDETHVSTSVKGSFGYLDPEYFRMQQLTDKSDVYSFGVVLLEVLCARPVIDPLLLREEVNLAEWAMKLQKKRRLEQIIDPHLIGKINTKSLEKFSETAVKCLAKYGIDRPTMGDVLWNLEYALQLQQTAVNREPHEDSTDHGYQLPLPPVVLRVLSSGTRLEGDSDGSSEHSTTQVFSQLITNEGR